The genome window GCGACAGGGATGGCCAAGTCAAAGGACAAGCCGCCGCTTGAAGTGGATTTGTCCACAGTGAACATGGATCGTTTGGTTAAAGCCTTGATCGACCAAGGTGAAATCGACGAGGACGCCGACCAGGAAGAGATCAACAAAGCTGTGGAGAAGTTTTTGAGAGACAAGAAAGTTCCCCACGGCATTGATGACTCCAGCTCCTTCGGGAAAAAAGCAAGCAAAACCCAGCTTTCGGCAGTATCAAAGGCAGCAAGCAAAGTATCCAAGCTCAAAGATGACAAGCAAGTGCGCGCTTCCAAGCGGGTACATACGGATAATCTGGTGATTGCCCTGGTCGAGTTCAATGATCTGGAGCACAACCAGGTGCCAAAACAAAGCGATTCCTTGTGGACGGCAGACTTCGACCAAAAGCACTACGAGGAAATGCTGTTCGATCGTAAAGGCTATACGACTCCTGAAGGGATAAGCATGACCACGATGGCCAAGTACTACTACGAGCAATCGGGTGAGACATGGACCGTGGATGGGGTTGTCACTCCGTGGTTGACTGCCGAAAAAGATAAGAAATTCTACGGTGGAAACGATGAAAACGGCAACGATGCCAACCCACGCGATCTGGTCGTCGAGACACTGGAATCTGTAGGGGATGCCATCAAGGGTCATGAAGAAGAATACGACCAACGCGACCCGTATGACTTGGATGGAGACAGCGATCTGATGGAGCCGGATGGCATGCTGGACAACCTGATGCTGGTTCACTCCGGTATTGGTGAAGAGACTGGGGAAGATGCGGATGCGATCTGGTCTCACCGCTGGACTCTGAAAAAGCCGACAGAAATTCCAGGCACCAGCCTGAAAGCTTACGACTACATGATTCAGCCTGAAGATGGCGCACCCGGCGTATTCGCACATGAATACGGACACAACCTGGGACTGCCAGATCTGTATGACACGACAAGACTGGGACATGATTCGCCGGTTGGCGCATGGTCGCTGATGTCTTCCGGAAGCCATACAGGTAAGATCTTCCAAACCCAACCAACCGGATTTGATCCTTGGTCCAAAATGATGCTGCAGGAAATGTATGGGGGCAAGTGGATTGAGCCGCAAGTCATCAATTACGGAGACCTGAAAAAACGGAAAAAGCAGGCTTCGCTCTACGATGGCAGCAGCCTCGATGAAGATGGCAAAGTCATCAAGCTGAATATGCCGCAAGTAGAGAAGACACCGCCGGTTCAACCGAAAGACGGCGATTATTCTTACTTCTCCGATGAGGGCGACAATCTGAACACGAAGATGACTTCGGAAGTGATCGACCTGACAGGCGCCAGCTCCGCATCGATGAGCTTCGACTCCTGGAGAGCGATCGAGACCGGGTACGACTACCTGTACGTGAACGTGATTGATGTCGACTCAGGTGAGAGCACAACAGTAAAAGAGTACGATGACGAAACCAAAGGCTGGGATAAGGAAGAAATCAGCCTGAACGATTTCGCTGGCAAAAAGATTCAAGTCGAGTTCAACTACGTGACGGATGGCGGCTTGGCGATGTCCGGCTTCTATCTGGATAATTTTGCAGTCACAGCAGACGGCGAAGTAGTCTTCTCGGATGATGCAGAAGGCGACCAGGGATCCGATTATCGCGAGAAGTTCCTATACTTTCTAGAGAATAGGAACTTCGGAATAGGAACTTCGATATCAAAGGGCGAATTCCAGCACACTGGCGGCCGTTACTAGTGGCGTAGTCGATGCGCATCAGGAAGTTCGTTACTGGAATAACGATGAGGGCAACGAGGAGGCCATTGCCGACTCCCGTTACCAAGTGAACGATGCGGCATTCAGCCCGAACAAAACCTCCGGCATGGATCTCGACTACATTCTCGGCACGATGGATTACGAGCCGCTGAAAGGCATTACCGTATTCAAAGACAGTGATGATTACACGATGCCGGAAGTTCCGGAAATCGGAAAAATCCTGCCGAAGATCGGTCTGCAAATCAAATTAATTCGTGTGTCCAAGAAATTCACGAACGCACAGGTCGAGTTCTCCATCAAAAAATAAGAGGTCAATCGCAGAGGAGGATACAGCGCCCATCCGCGGGCTTGTATCCTCTTTTGCATTTCTTTACGAATCGCTTTTACGAATCTAGCAGCCTTTCCGCATCCTGCTCCAATTGATAGGTAACAGCTTGTTTTTTTGATAGCCTATGGCATGTCTTCCTTTCTCTCATATAATACAGCATCCAAAGAGAAGACATGTTTCGCAGTCTGCCTAGTAAATAGATGGAATGGCACCAAAAAATAAGATGAAATGTTCCCCCCTGCTGCGGCAGGGGGTTTTTGCTGAGAGTGATTGGCCAAAATCAACTGAGCGAAGGGCTTGGTCATTGGTCTAAGCCCGGATTTTTCGCAATAGGTTATATCAATGAACGACAAGCTGCCAAAAGGAATCGCGTGAAAAGGAGACAACCATTTGAACGAGCACAAACGAGCCTTCGCGACTCGGCGGCTGGGGGGGAATGGTACATGCTGCACATTGTCGCTTGTATTAAACAAGTGCCGGACACGAAGATCATCAAAATGAATCCGAAGACCAACACGATGGATCGTGCAAGTGCACCCGCGATCCTAAACCCGTATGATGCGCATGCGGTCGAGGAAGCAGTGAGGCTGAAGCATAGGTATGGCGGTGTGGTCTCCGTCGTGACGATGGGACCGCCGCCAGCAGTCAAGGCGATACGGAAGTGCATCGAGATCGGGGCTGATGCCGGCTACCTGATCACCGACAGGGCTTTTGCCGGGGCGGATACACTCGCTACGAGCTATGCAATCACCAAGGCGATTGAAAAGATATCTGAGACGCAGCCTGTAGACCTGGTGATTTGCGGCAAGATGACGATCGACGGAGACACAGGGCAGGTAGGCCCGGGCATCGCGAGGAGACTTGATATTCCCCCGCTGACCAGTGTCAAAAAAGTCGTGGAAGTGAACAAGGCGGAAGGATACGCGATCGTCCACCGCAAGCTGGAGGATGGCTACGAAGTCATTCAATCCTCTTTGCCGTGTCTCTTTTCCGTGGAAAAGGAAATCAACGAAGTCCCGTATTCGCCATTGCCCAATATGCTCAGGGCTGCTCGCTACAACCCCGTCATATGGGCAGTGGATGATCTGGGGGAAATCGACCGGACCCTTCTCGGCCTAAAAGGCTCGCCAACGATTGTGGCAAAGGTATGGCCGCCAGAAAAGCCAAAAGGGGGAGAGATGCTGGACGGTTTGCCGAAGGAGCAGGTGTCGCGCCTCATGGAGATCCTGCAGGAGAAACAACGATTGTTCCGTGTTAAGGAGGGGCAGGTATGAATCTGGAGGAATATTGCGGCATCTGGGTGTACTTGGAGGTGAACGATGGGAGGATTGCGCCAGTATCCCTTGAGCTTTTGGGGGCAGGGCGCCAGATGGCAGACAAAAGGGGCGTGCCTCTCGCCGGCCTCTTGATCGGTGATGGCGTGAGGGAGCTTGCCAAGACTGTCTTTCCTTATGGCGCAGACCAGGTCTACGTGTACGATGAGCCGATTTTTCACGATTACCGGACAGAATCCTACATGCGTGCCGTCATTGAATGCGTGAACAAGCACAAACCGGAAATCATTCTGTACGGAGCGACTTCTACAGGAAAGGACCTGGCGAGCGCAGTCGCTACAGACCTCGAGACAGGACTCACAGCAGATACGACGATGCTCGATGTCAATGCAGAAACAGGTCTTTTGGAAGCCAGCCGACCTGCGTTTGGCGGCAATATCATGGCGACCATCCTATGCAAGAAGCATCGTCCGCAGATGGCGACGGTCCGTCCAAAAGTGATGAAGGCATTGGAAGCGGATCCTTCCCGAACGGGGGAAATCTTCGAAGAAAGGATCTCGCTGAAGGAAGATGACATCCGTACGAAAGTGCTGAAGATCGTCCGAGAGACCAAGGAGAAAGTGCGGCTGGATGAGGCGGATGTGATCGTTGCTGGCGGAAAAGGACTCGGCAGCAAGGAAGGCTTTGCCCTGATCCACCGCTTTGCAGAGAAGATCGGGGCCACGGTGGGGGCCAGCCGGGATGCCGTCGAAGCCGGATGGATCGACCATGCGCATCAGGTTGGGCAGACGGGAGTGACCGTCACGCCGAAAATTTATTTCGCCATCGGAATATCGGGAGCGATTCAACATTTGGTCGGGATGCGAAATTCCGGACTGATCATTGCAATCAATAAAGATCCAGACGCGCTCATTTTCCAATCGTGCCACTACGGAATTGTAGGCGATGCTTTTGAAATCGTGCCTTTATTAATGGAAGCGTTTCAAACGGAGC of Brevibacillus choshinensis contains these proteins:
- a CDS encoding electron transfer flavoprotein subunit beta/FixA family protein — its product is MLHIVACIKQVPDTKIIKMNPKTNTMDRASAPAILNPYDAHAVEEAVRLKHRYGGVVSVVTMGPPPAVKAIRKCIEIGADAGYLITDRAFAGADTLATSYAITKAIEKISETQPVDLVICGKMTIDGDTGQVGPGIARRLDIPPLTSVKKVVEVNKAEGYAIVHRKLEDGYEVIQSSLPCLFSVEKEINEVPYSPLPNMLRAARYNPVIWAVDDLGEIDRTLLGLKGSPTIVAKVWPPEKPKGGEMLDGLPKEQVSRLMEILQEKQRLFRVKEGQV
- a CDS encoding immune inhibitor A domain-containing protein — its product is MAAVTSGVVDAHQEVRYWNNDEGNEEAIADSRYQVNDAAFSPNKTSGMDLDYILGTMDYEPLKGITVFKDSDDYTMPEVPEIGKILPKIGLQIKLIRVSKKFTNAQVEFSIKK
- a CDS encoding immune inhibitor A domain-containing protein; the protein is MKKGKKLLSILFSSSLVLSGIAAVPATGMAKSKDKPPLEVDLSTVNMDRLVKALIDQGEIDEDADQEEINKAVEKFLRDKKVPHGIDDSSSFGKKASKTQLSAVSKAASKVSKLKDDKQVRASKRVHTDNLVIALVEFNDLEHNQVPKQSDSLWTADFDQKHYEEMLFDRKGYTTPEGISMTTMAKYYYEQSGETWTVDGVVTPWLTAEKDKKFYGGNDENGNDANPRDLVVETLESVGDAIKGHEEEYDQRDPYDLDGDSDLMEPDGMLDNLMLVHSGIGEETGEDADAIWSHRWTLKKPTEIPGTSLKAYDYMIQPEDGAPGVFAHEYGHNLGLPDLYDTTRLGHDSPVGAWSLMSSGSHTGKIFQTQPTGFDPWSKMMLQEMYGGKWIEPQVINYGDLKKRKKQASLYDGSSLDEDGKVIKLNMPQVEKTPPVQPKDGDYSYFSDEGDNLNTKMTSEVIDLTGASSASMSFDSWRAIETGYDYLYVNVIDVDSGESTTVKEYDDETKGWDKEEISLNDFAGKKIQVEFNYVTDGGLAMSGFYLDNFAVTADGEVVFSDDAEGDQGSDYREKFLYFLENRNFGIGTSISKGEFQHTGGRY
- a CDS encoding electron transfer flavoprotein subunit alpha/FixB family protein encodes the protein MNLEEYCGIWVYLEVNDGRIAPVSLELLGAGRQMADKRGVPLAGLLIGDGVRELAKTVFPYGADQVYVYDEPIFHDYRTESYMRAVIECVNKHKPEIILYGATSTGKDLASAVATDLETGLTADTTMLDVNAETGLLEASRPAFGGNIMATILCKKHRPQMATVRPKVMKALEADPSRTGEIFEERISLKEDDIRTKVLKIVRETKEKVRLDEADVIVAGGKGLGSKEGFALIHRFAEKIGATVGASRDAVEAGWIDHAHQVGQTGVTVTPKIYFAIGISGAIQHLVGMRNSGLIIAINKDPDALIFQSCHYGIVGDAFEIVPLLMEAFQTEPDREVQYGGKV